In Fusarium oxysporum f. sp. lycopersici 4287 chromosome 4, whole genome shotgun sequence, a genomic segment contains:
- a CDS encoding alcohol dehydrogenase: MYMLSAAITLLHTKFLALGSEYLISSYLKHIPHSLKLRNTAKMGSVATKDVPTYKLNDGNEIPVLAFGLGTAQYKKDPESGLDQHVVDITTKAIKTGYRHLDGAEVYGNEEELGQAIKAGGVPREQLYVTTKIPAEKKGSAIDSFNVSLQKLGLEYVDLYLIHGPWFAETDEDLQQRWAELEQIKESGKAKSIGVSNFLQSHLEAVLKTAKIKPAINQIEYHPYLQHGDLVDFHKKHNIAVSAYGPLTPIVTAKGGPVDPFYTKLAEKYNVTESEVGLRWVIDQDIIALTTSNKVERLEGYLAKLPKFKLTQDEIAEISRLGAKKHFRGFWRNKFDENDRS, translated from the exons ATGTACATGCTATCCGCGGCAATCACTCTTCTTCATACTAAGTTTCTCGCTCTGGGCTCTGAATATTTAATCAGTTCATACTTGAAACACATTCCTCACTCACTAAAATTGAGAAATACCGCCAAGATGGGCAGTGTCGCTACAAAAGATGTCCCCACCTACAAACTCAATGACGGCAATGAGATTCCGGTT CTAGCTTTCGGTCTGGGAACAGCTCAGTACAAGAAAGATCCCGAGAGTGGACTTGACCAGCATGTAGTCGATATCACTACCAAGGCTATCAAGACTGGATATCGTCATCTGGACGGTGCCGAAG TCTATGGCAACGAAGAGGAGCTCGGGCAAgccatcaaggctggtggtgtTCCTCGAGAACAGCTCTATGTCACCACCAAGATccctgctgagaagaagggttcTGCTATTGACTCTTTCAATGTTTCTCTTCAGAAGCTGGGTCTGGAGTATGTGGATCTCTACCTGATTCACGGCCCTTGGTTTGCCGAAACCGATGAGGACCTGCAACAGCGTTGGGCCGAGCTGGAGCAGATCAAGGAATCTGGCAAGGCCAAGTCTATTGGTGTTTCCAACTTCCTCCAGTCGCACCTTGAGGCTGTTCTCAAGAccgccaagatcaagccTGCTATCAACCAGATTGAGTACCACCCGTATCTCCAGCACGGCGATCTTGTTGACTTTCACAAGAAGCACAACATTGCTGTTTCTGCTTACGGCCCCCTTACTCCTATTGTCACTGCTAAGGGCGGACCTGTCGACCCTTTCTACACAAAGTTGGCTGAGAAGTACAACGTGACAGAAAGTGAAGTCGGTCTTCGATGGGTCATTGACCAAGACATCATTGCGCTTACAACAAGCAACAAGGTTGAGCGACTTGAGGGATACTTGGCTAAGCTACCTAAATTCAAGTTGACACAGGATGAGATTGCTGAGATCTCTCGACTTGGTGCCAAGAAGCA